Within Methanobacterium spitsbergense, the genomic segment GTGATTTTTTAATGAGAAATTATTTTAATTCATTTGGATTGAACACGATTGTTTCAAGGGCGTTTAACCATGAAGGTGCTGGAAGAGGACTAATGTTTGTAACATCTGTAATCACAGATCAAGTTGCAAAACTTAAATCTGGACAAATAAATCGCATAAAAATAGGAAATCTAAACTCATTCAAAGACTGGTCACATGTAAAAGACATTATTATGGGTTATATGAAACTAGCTTTAAATGGTAAATCTGGAGATGTTTATAATCAAGGATCAATGAGAACAAATTCTGTATTGAGTTACATACTACTCAGTTTAGAACAAGCAGGTTATAATATTAATATGATAGAAACATTCAAAGGTGAAAAAAAAGTATCAAACCCCACAGAAATAGATACTAATCCCATCTTTGGTGTTAAATTCGATAAAACCCTTGTTGATCGAAAGATGCTTGAAGAGGATCTAGAATACTCAATTAAAGATAAAGGAATTAATGTATTAACAGACCATGGAAAAATTGCTGTAGAATTTAATCCAGAAAGATTCAGACCAGCAGAAGTTCCAATAATGCTTGCTGATACACGAAAGATTCAAAAAATTGGTGCTAAAACAGATTACTCCATAAAAGATATTATAAATGATCAGCTAAATTACTTAAATAAATAAATTTCAAAACATTAAAATAACTGTTATATATGAACAAAAATCAATTAATATTATTATATTTAGATTACAGGAAAATTTGGGATTAATTCATTTATAAATTTGTTAAACTTTATAAATCATTCTTTAAAAGGAGAATAATTAATGTACAAGAATAAAATTTTAGTTGTAGATGAGAAAAGATTAGATACAATTAAAATTAAAGAAAAACTTGAAAAATTCGGTTACAAAATATTAACAGCTACAACCGGTAAAGAAGCAGTAAAAATTGCAATTGAAAATAATCCCGAAATTATTCTCATAGATTTACAGCTAACAGGAAAAATGAGTGGAATAGAAGCTGTAAAAAAAATTCATTCATATCGTAATATCCCTATTATCTATATGACAGATTATTGGGATGAAGAGATATTAGAAAAAGTTAAATTAACTAATCCCTATGGTTTTATTTTAAAACCCTTAAAAATAATCGAAATCAATGCCAATATCCAGATGGCAATTTACAAACATCAATCTGACAGT encodes:
- a CDS encoding GDP-mannose 4,6-dehydratase, whose protein sequence is MSWNDKNILITGADGFVGSYLAEELLKNGSDVYGLIQRGTGDLYSKNLTDHGLEKDLKIIEGDLTDITSLANALDESEPDYVFHLAAQSFVPASFKNPLATQMINGIGTANLLDAIRIKEYNPKIIFAGSSEEYGMIITSKEQYDHLKAQYKNIFPKPEEIPELPIKETNPLRPMSPYATSKVYGDFLMRNYFNSFGLNTIVSRAFNHEGAGRGLMFVTSVITDQVAKLKSGQINRIKIGNLNSFKDWSHVKDIIMGYMKLALNGKSGDVYNQGSMRTNSVLSYILLSLEQAGYNINMIETFKGEKKVSNPTEIDTNPIFGVKFDKTLVDRKMLEEDLEYSIKDKGINVLTDHGKIAVEFNPERFRPAEVPIMLADTRKIQKIGAKTDYSIKDIINDQLNYLNK